In Halanaeroarchaeum sp. HSR-CO, one DNA window encodes the following:
- a CDS encoding antitoxin VapB family protein yields MGRTTIQVDDETADELHELKERGDSYDDVIQRLLGNTDVEAPE; encoded by the coding sequence ATGGGACGTACAACAATCCAAGTCGACGACGAAACCGCTGATGAGCTGCATGAATTGAAGGAGCGCGGTGACAGTTACGACGACGTAATCCAACGCCTTCTCGGAAATACAGATGTAGAGGCCCCCGAATAG
- a CDS encoding site-specific integrase, with protein sequence MMAKNAGPLVEAFDDKGRAKQVVGWIHDEYDNEETNRDYRVAFRRFGKVLADAGEHVPDDVELSDKGLPRPLAWVSATTSSTYDPAPDPGKMLKWEEDVKPMLESAANERDAAAIALQFDAGLRGGEYAGLTVGDINDHKHGLQVTVQGKQGQRSVTLIPSVPYVNRWLAAHPAGDDPGAPLWTKLNEPTEISRSLKGRIFKRAAKKAGVTKPVTPTNFRKSSASWAASRGMNQAHIEDRYGWVRGSTVASRYVSIFKEDSDREYAKLHGLDVEEDEPEDRSPLQCPNCGQDTPRDKDMCVWCGQALEPGVSRMMSEMEDRMLDAMAESDDPGTRKALRKAYDRVKDDPDALAEAVTRFADSRD encoded by the coding sequence ATGATGGCCAAGAACGCCGGGCCACTCGTCGAAGCCTTTGATGACAAAGGGCGGGCGAAGCAGGTGGTCGGCTGGATACACGACGAGTACGACAACGAGGAGACCAACCGCGACTACCGTGTGGCATTTCGGCGGTTCGGTAAGGTGCTCGCCGATGCTGGGGAGCACGTCCCCGACGACGTCGAGTTGAGCGACAAAGGACTGCCGCGTCCGCTCGCGTGGGTGAGTGCGACGACAAGCAGCACATACGATCCGGCGCCGGACCCGGGAAAGATGCTCAAATGGGAGGAGGACGTGAAGCCAATGCTTGAGTCCGCTGCAAACGAAAGAGACGCGGCGGCCATAGCGCTACAATTTGACGCGGGTCTCCGGGGTGGGGAATACGCCGGCCTTACTGTGGGCGACATTAACGACCACAAGCATGGCCTTCAAGTGACGGTCCAGGGGAAGCAGGGTCAGCGCTCAGTGACGCTCATTCCGTCGGTGCCATACGTCAATCGGTGGCTGGCCGCCCACCCTGCCGGCGACGATCCCGGCGCCCCCCTGTGGACGAAGCTGAACGAACCGACAGAAATCAGCCGCAGTCTCAAGGGGCGAATATTCAAACGAGCAGCGAAGAAAGCCGGTGTTACGAAACCAGTCACGCCGACCAATTTCCGCAAATCAAGTGCGTCCTGGGCGGCCAGTCGCGGGATGAACCAGGCGCACATCGAGGACCGATATGGGTGGGTTCGTGGGTCGACGGTCGCCAGTCGGTACGTCTCTATCTTCAAGGAGGACTCCGATCGGGAGTATGCGAAGCTGCACGGTCTTGACGTCGAGGAGGATGAACCGGAGGATCGGAGCCCGCTCCAGTGTCCGAATTGCGGCCAAGACACGCCCCGAGACAAGGACATGTGCGTGTGGTGTGGGCAGGCCCTCGAACCCGGAGTCTCACGGATGATGAGCGAAATGGAGGACAGGATGCTCGACGCCATGGCCGAATCTGACGACCCGGGGACGCGGAAAGCGCTACGAAAGGCATACGATCGGGTAAAAGATGACCCCGATGCACTGGCGGAAGCGGTGACCCGATTCGCCGACAGTCGAGATTGA
- a CDS encoding DUF5518 domain-containing protein, translating into MDTRRTGIAVLLGALVSIVAGFLPFVSFVAPLLGGAVAGYLQRSGWRDGATAGGLMGVVLAVIGVLGQALSSVLPPFPAAVILGPWARGFGLGLDSVVVFLVASAVLLVLVGAIGGAIGGRFGNRQRTQTWRKLG; encoded by the coding sequence ATGGACACACGACGAACTGGCATCGCGGTGCTCCTCGGGGCGCTCGTATCGATCGTGGCTGGCTTTCTCCCGTTCGTATCGTTCGTCGCCCCGCTGCTGGGTGGCGCTGTCGCCGGCTATCTCCAGCGGTCGGGCTGGCGCGACGGCGCAACCGCCGGCGGACTTATGGGCGTCGTTCTGGCGGTCATCGGCGTGCTCGGACAGGCACTCTCGTCGGTGCTGCCCCCGTTTCCCGCGGCGGTGATCCTCGGGCCGTGGGCCAGGGGATTCGGATTGGGTCTGGACAGCGTCGTCGTGTTCCTGGTCGCGAGCGCCGTATTATTGGTACTGGTCGGTGCAATCGGAGGCGCAATCGGGGGCCGGTTTGGCAATCGTCAACGCACCCAGACGTGGCGGAAGCTCGGCTAA
- a CDS encoding 2-dehydropantoate 2-reductase: protein MHFAIYGAGGIGAYIGARLANAGHDVNLVARGAHLEALQSDGLRVESVAGGTDVDLPATDDPADIGPVDFVLFTVKAYDTRSAAEDLEPLIGPETAVVSFQNGVDNERWIAEEVGESHVVGGVAYIFSTIESPGVVAHTGGPARFVFGEMDGTRTERIEALDEALTESDGVESVLADDIQVELWKKFAFICAQSGMTAATRKPIGRIRETAATWEMYRRVIEEVVTLARAKGIDVPAGTVEEWLAFAESFDSEMFSSLHYDLVNENRLELDALNGAVVRHAEQAGVETPMNEAVHAILRPWADERDE, encoded by the coding sequence ATGCACTTCGCTATCTACGGTGCCGGCGGTATCGGCGCGTATATCGGCGCACGACTCGCCAATGCCGGACACGACGTGAATCTCGTCGCCCGGGGCGCCCACCTGGAGGCGCTCCAGTCCGACGGTCTCCGCGTCGAAAGCGTCGCCGGTGGGACGGACGTGGACCTGCCAGCCACGGACGACCCTGCAGACATCGGCCCGGTGGATTTCGTCCTGTTCACGGTGAAAGCCTACGACACTCGCTCCGCCGCGGAGGACCTCGAACCTCTCATCGGCCCGGAGACGGCCGTGGTCTCCTTCCAGAACGGCGTCGACAACGAACGCTGGATCGCCGAGGAAGTCGGCGAGTCGCACGTCGTCGGCGGCGTCGCGTACATCTTTTCGACCATCGAATCGCCGGGTGTCGTCGCACACACCGGCGGCCCAGCCCGGTTCGTGTTCGGGGAGATGGACGGCACACGGACCGAGCGAATCGAGGCGCTGGACGAGGCCCTCACCGAGAGCGACGGCGTCGAATCGGTCCTCGCCGACGACATCCAGGTGGAGCTCTGGAAGAAGTTCGCGTTCATCTGTGCACAGTCTGGAATGACGGCGGCGACCCGCAAACCGATCGGTCGCATCCGGGAGACGGCCGCCACGTGGGAGATGTACCGTCGTGTCATCGAAGAGGTCGTCACCCTCGCTCGGGCGAAGGGAATCGACGTCCCGGCTGGAACGGTCGAGGAGTGGCTGGCGTTCGCCGAATCCTTCGACAGTGAGATGTTCTCGTCGCTGCACTACGACCTGGTCAACGAGAACCGCCTCGAACTCGATGCGCTCAACGGGGCGGTTGTCCGTCACGCCGAGCAGGCGGGCGTGGAGACGCCGATGAACGAAGCGGTCCACGCCATCCTTCGCCCCTGGGCAGACGAGCGCGACGAGTGA
- a CDS encoding gamma carbonic anhydrase family protein yields MVDSREYEFEGSRPDVHPDARVARESTLVGTVRVGADASVWPGVVLRGDMGPVRVGPQSHIGDNATIHASWLGDRVMVGHGAVLNEAHVEDWSLIGFNATVNTDVTVGESSVVAAGATIPEGREIPPESFVRGVPAKVTPLEETTVDPDSLFEHYSSDEYTNLARRHDALFE; encoded by the coding sequence ATGGTCGATAGTCGGGAGTACGAGTTCGAGGGGAGCCGTCCGGACGTCCATCCCGATGCCAGGGTGGCCCGTGAATCGACGCTCGTCGGCACCGTCCGGGTCGGTGCAGACGCGAGCGTCTGGCCCGGGGTGGTCCTCCGTGGTGATATGGGACCGGTCCGGGTCGGACCGCAATCACACATCGGCGACAATGCGACGATACACGCCTCGTGGCTCGGTGACAGGGTGATGGTCGGTCACGGAGCCGTTCTCAACGAAGCGCACGTCGAGGACTGGTCCCTGATCGGCTTCAACGCGACGGTCAACACGGACGTGACCGTCGGCGAGTCGAGTGTAGTGGCAGCCGGGGCGACGATTCCCGAGGGGCGGGAGATTCCCCCGGAATCGTTCGTTCGTGGCGTCCCCGCGAAGGTGACGCCACTCGAGGAGACGACGGTCGACCCGGATTCGCTCTTCGAGCACTACTCCTCGGACGAGTACACGAACCTCGCTCGGCGACACGACGCGCTCTTCGAGTGA